The proteins below come from a single Argentina anserina chromosome 1, drPotAnse1.1, whole genome shotgun sequence genomic window:
- the LOC126804073 gene encoding uncharacterized protein LOC126804073: MVTGFVEITNVSATQAAPDDSGVVTPENQVPEDDNPTAPHVSRIVVHTPDQCFLVAEVDVQLRSRDEVLSLVKRNLSQAQTRMKSYYDKHHSSWGHGVPQDSTLQATIYKLKSFHKLSSKYYGPFAVLERVGEVAYKLKLPSTVKIHNLFHVSLLKKMVGSFATVEAALPVIKDSSSIKWAPAFVLETRMVKRRNAVTTQWKVQWLGTSSEEATWE, encoded by the exons atggtgacaggtttCGTTGAGATTACaaatgtgtcagctacacaggcaGCACCAGATGATTCTGGTGTAGTCACTCCGGAGAATCAGGTACCAGAAGATGATAAcccaactgcccctcatgtctcccgtatTGTTGTTCAcacacctgaccaatgctttcttg TGGCTGAGGTTGATGTTCAGCTGCGAAGCCGTGATGAGGTATTATCCTTGGTCAAAAGGAATCTCAGCCAAGCTCAAACTAGAATGAAATCTTACTATGACAAGCACCATTCAAGCTGGGGACATGGTGTACCTCAAGATTCAACCTTACAAGCAACAATCTATAaactcaagtcatttcacaagtTGTCATCAAAGTACTATGGGCCCTTTGCGGTGTTGGAAAGAGTGGGGGAGGTTGCATACAAACTAAAGTTGCCGAGCactgtaaaaatacacaatcttTTTCATGTTTCTCTTCTTAAGAAAATGGTTGGGTCCTTTGCTACAGTAGAAGCTGCTTTACCAGTAATCAAGGACTCCTCTTCCATCAAATGGGCTCCAGCTTTTGTTTTGGAAACAAGAATGGTAAAAAGGCGTAATGCCGTGACTACACAATGGAAAGTGCAGTGGCTAGGTACTTCTTCTGAGGAGGCTACATGGGAGTAA
- the LOC126782494 gene encoding cytochrome P450 98A2, translating into MSLTLSQTSIRIFIHINSWLDPCPISNMTMALPPLPVSISFSVLILILAYKLYQRFRYKLPPGPRPWPVVGNLYQIKPVRFRCYAEWAQSYGPIISVWTGSTLNVVVSNTELARQVLKDHDQKLADRHRNRSAAKFSHDGQDLIWADYGPHYVKVRKVCTLELFSPKRIEALRPIREDEVTAMVESIYNDQAENYGKSLSVRKYLGAVAFNNITRLAFGKRFVNSEGVIDEQGLEFKAIVSNGLKLGASLAMAEHIPWLRWMFPLEEGAFAQHGARRDRLTKEIMEEHTQARNKSGGVAKQHFVDALLTLQNKYDLSEDTIIGLLWDMITAGMDTTAISAEWAMAELIKNPRVQQKAQEELDQVVGLERVMTEADFSSLPYLQSVAKEAMRMHPPTPLMLPHRANVDVKIGGYDVPKGSNVHVNVWAVARDPAEWKDPNEFRPERFLEEDVDMKGHDFRLLPFGAGRRVCPGAQLGINLVASMLGHLLHHFSWTPAEGASPKEIDMSESPGLVTYMRTPLQAVPTPRLPTDLYKRVAADM; encoded by the exons AtgtctctcactctctcccaGACTTCCATTcgtatatttattcatattaatAGCTGGCTCGATCCTTGCCCCATTTCTAACATGACCATggctcttcctcctctcccgGTTTCCATCTCATTCTCCGTTTTGATCCTCATCCTCGCATACAAGCTTTACCAGCGGTTCAGATACAAGCTCCCGCCAGGTCCGCGTCCATGGCCTGTCGTCGGCAACCTCTACCAGATTAAGCCGGTTCGGTTCCGGTGCTACGCCGAGTGGGCTCAGTCCTACGGACCCATCATATCGGTCTGGACCGGATCAACCCTCAACGTCGTGGTTTCAAACACAGAACTTGCAAGACAAGTGCTCAAAGACCATGATCAGAAACTGGCCGACCGGCACCGCAACCGATCGGCCGCAAAGTTCAGCCATGACGGTCAAGACCTCATCTGGGCCGACTATGGACCCCATTACGTCAAGGTCAGGAAGGTCTGCACTCTGGAGCTCTTCTCTCCCAAGAGGATTGAGGCTCTCAGACCTATTCGTGAAGATGAGGTTACCGCCATGGTCGAGTCCATTTACAACGACCAAGCTG AAAACTATGGAAAGAGCTTGTCAGTGAGGAAGTATTTGGGAGCGGTGGCCTTCAACAACATAACAAGGCTAGCATTTGGGAAACGATTTGTGAACTCAGAGGGTGTGATAGATGAACAAGGGCTCGAATTCAAGGCCATTGTCTCAAATGGGCTCAAGCTCGGAGCATCGCTGGCCATGGCGGAGCATATTCCATGGCTTCGTTGGATGTTCCCACTAGAGGAAGGAGCATTCGCTCAGCATGGGGCACGACGAGATCGACTCACTAAGGAAATCATGGAAGAACACACACAAGCACGCAACAAAAGCGGTGGTGTTGCCAAGCAGCATTTCGTGGATGCCTTGCTAACCTTGCAAAACAAGTACGACCTTTCTGAGGACACTATTATTGGACTTCTTTGG GATATGATTACTGCTGGCATGGATACAACTGCCATTTCTGCCGAATGGGCCATGGCAGAGTTGATTAAGAACCCAAGGGTGCAGCAAAAAGCCCAAGAGGAGCTAGACCAGGTCGTTGGGTTGGAACGGGTCATGACCGAAGCTGATTTCTCGAGCCTCCCATATTTACAAAGTGTAGCCAAAGAAGCGATGAGGATGCACCCTCCGACTCCATTGATGCTTCCCCACCGAGCCAATGTCGATGTCAAGATCGGTGGCTACGACGTACCCAAGGGCTCAAACGTACATGTTAATGTTTGGGCTGTGGCTCGCGATCCTGCAGAATGGAAGGATCCAAATGAGTTCCGTCCCGAAAGGTTCCTAGAGGAGGATGTGGACATGAAAGGACATGATTTTAGACTGCTTCCGTTTGGAGCAGGACGCCGTGTATGTCCGGGAGCCCAACTTGGTATCAATTTGGTGGCGTCCATGTTGGGCCATCTACTACACCATTTCAGTTGGACTCCTGCCGAAGGGGCGAGTCCAAAGGAAATTGATATGTCAGAAAGTCCAGGGCTTGTGACTTACATGAGAACCCCATTGCAGGCTGTGCCGACGCCGAGGCTGCCAACAGACTTGTACAAACGTGTGGCAGCTGATATGTAG